The Flammeovirga pectinis genomic interval AGGCTAATTGAAAAAGATCGTCATCATGTAACTTTGTTCTTCTTCTGATATCTCTATAACCAAACGCTTTTTTAAAGACAATTTGTTTTTTCTTGCCTCCTAAAACAACTCCATTAAATTGTCTAGTTTTTTGAAGTTTGGTGAAAGTAGAATCAAAAATATGATAGAATTCATCGAACTCTTCTTTTGATAATGAATCAATTGTTGGTGTAATTACTTCGGGCTCTTCTATTGTTACTACTTTTTCAGCTGATTCTTTTTTAGTACAGCCAAATAATAGGTTTACTCCAATAAGTAAAGTAATTAATCTGGAAAGATTATTTTTCAATGAATTATCTATTTGACTTCGAAATCGAGTAATTTTTCACCTTCTATAAATCCTTCAATTCTATCTCCAATTTTAACTGGACTAACACCTTTAGGGGTTCCAGTGAAAATAAAATCTCCTTTCTTTAAAGTGATGTATTTAGATACAAAAGCAATAATTTCATTTACATTCCAAAGCATCATACTTGAATTGCCGTTTTGTTTTTCCTCACCGTTAAGTGATACACTGAAATTAATGTCTTGAATATCTTTGAAATTCGAAATAGGTTGAAATTTAGAAATAGGGGCACTGTCATTAAAAGCTTTTGCAAGTTCCCAAGGAAGCCCTTTTGCTTTTAGTCTAGATTGAACGTCTCTTGCTGTAAAGTCAATTCCTAAACCTACTTCTTCGTAATATCTATGAGCAAATTTTTCTTGAATGTATTTCCCGCCTTTACAGATTTTTACAACTAATTCTACTTCATGATGTATATCCTTAGAAAATTCTGGATAGTAGAAAGGGTCGTTATTTTTTAAAACTGCTGTTTCAGGTTTTGTAAAAATTACGGGTTCAGTAGGACGTTCATTATTTAATTCAGCAATGTGATCAACATAATTTCGACCTATACAAATAATTTTCATAATCTGTTTTTTAAAATAGAGTGAACAAAAAAATGCCCGATACATTCATACCGGGCATTTTAGAGGAAACTAAAATCAACTATTTTTTCTTAGTTGCAGCTTTTCTTCCTCTTGTAGAACGACGTTTTGGCGACGCTTCAACTTCTTCGATTACCTCGACATCAGTTAAAACTCTACCGCAGTGTTCACATACGATTAATTTCTTTTTCTCACGGATATCAGCTTGTCTCTGAGGAGGGACAGTGTTGAAACAACCACCACAAGCACCTCTTTTTACAGTAACAACTGCTAAACCATTAGAAGAGTTATCTCTGATCTTGCTGTAAGATCTTAATAATCTTTCATCAAGATGTTTTGTAGCTTTATCACGTTGCTTAAGAAGTTTTTGTTCATCAACTTCACTTTCAGCCATGATTTCGTCAAGTTCAGATTTTTTAGTTTGTAAATCCTTTTTACGCTCTTCTAAAGCGTCTTTTGTATTTACAACTCTTTCACTCTTCACTTTCTCATCAGCTTCGTTATCACGAATTTTCTTTTGAGCAACTTGGATATCAAGATCTAACATCTCCATTTCCTTGTTGATAGCATCAAATTCTCTGTTATTTCTAACGTTCATTTGTTGCTCTTCAAGATAAACAATACGCTTTTTGAAGTCCTGAATTTTACCTCTTAATTGATCAATAGTTCCTTCGACATCTGACAGATCTCTTTGTAAGTTATCTATACGAGTCTCGTAACCTATGATCTCATCCTCTAGGTCTTGAACTTCTTCCGGCAGGTCGCCGCGTAATTTGCGGATTGCATCTAGTTCGCTATCGATTTGTTGTACTTTCGAAAGCGCTTCGATTCTTTGGGCGACTGTATTCTCCATAGGGATTGGCAAAACTAAATGTTGACATTAAATTTCTTAGTGGCATTTATAACTAGTAAAATGCACGAAATGCAATTTTAAGAAATTAAATCGTATTTATCTCTATATAATTGAAATTAATAACGATTCAATATTGTATAAATGCAAAAAAAAGGCTAGCAAAACAAGTTACTAGCCAATTATTGTGCTCCCAACAGGGCTCGAACCTGTGACCCTCTGATTATGAGTCAGATGCTCTAACCAACTGAGCTATGGGAGCTGCTTTTCCTTGAAAGCGTTGCAAATATAGGGGATTATTTCCGTACAATGCAAAATAAAAATTGAACTTTTTTTAGATTATTTTTTAAATGATTGAAATAGAACAATTTATTTTTAATTATTTACTTCTATTTTTTTGAATCAAATTGATTTATCATCCAAAATCTTCAATTTTACCTCATAAATCAATTAATTTCCTTTAGGTATAATTAGTTTATGATTGATATTTATTCACATAATTATTGATTTAGAACATTATTAATTGGAATTTAATCAACAAATAAATTAACAAAATTGAATGTTTTCCCATCAAACAAACCTTTGTCACTTATTTTTAGTTGAGGAATTACCAATAATGCCATAAATGAAAGCGTCATATAAGGATCATGGAGAGTAGAACCGAACTCTTTTGCTGTTTCAAGGAGTTGGATATATTTTTTTGCAGCTGATTCTCCATCAATATTTGTCATTAAGCCAGCAATTGGTAATGCAAATGTAGCTTCCTTAGTGTCATTCTTAATGCAAAGCCCACCTTGCATATCAATAACTTTATTTACAGCTGCTGCAATAGCCTCATCAGTAACACCAACAGCAACTATATTATGAGAGTCGTGTGCAACTGTAGAAGCAATAGCTCCTTCTTTCAAACCAAAACCTTTTATATAAGCTACTGATACAGGAGCTTCTTGATAGCGATTTACGACTGCAACTTTTAGAACATCATTCTCCTTTAAAGAGTTTATATCGTGTGACTCTTCAGATGTTATTAACTGACCATCGTGTGCTACAATTACTCTTACTTTATTTTTGCCATCTAGTGCTAAATTAAAATCACTTGCTTTTTTAGGTTGACAATTAAATTTATTAATAATTTGAGCTGTTGGCGTAGAGAATAATTCTTTTCCATTTTCAGCAACCTTCACACCATTTATATAAGTGGCAATAGGTTTGAAATTGCTCATGTTATTAATAATCACAAAATCTGCATAATCACCCTCTCTTAATTGGCCAACATCTAAGTTATAATGCTCAATAGGATGGATGGATGCTATTTTAATGGCATCAAAGATATCTGTACCCATATCTAGTGCTCTTTTGATAAACTTATCCATATGACCGTTTATAAGCTCATGTGGATGGGAGTCATCAGTGCAAAACATTAGTTTTGATGGATGCGATTTTAGGAGTGGAGATAAAGCCTCGAAATTCTTAGCAGCAGAACCTTCTCGGATTTGAATTTTCATTCCATGTTCAATTTTATGGAGTGCTTCGTCTAATTCAAAACTTTCGTGATCTGTTGAAATCCCTGCAGCAGCATATTTAATCAATTTTTTACCTTTTAAACCTGGAGCATGCCCATCTACAGGTTTTTTTGCAGTTTTAGCAATTCTAATTTTTGCCATCACATCAGCGTCATTATTGAGCACTCCCGGCCAATTCATCATTTCTGATAAATACTTAATATCATCATTGGCAAGAAGCTCTTCTATTTGGCTAACACTAATGGTATCTCCAGCAGTTTCGAAAGCTGTTGCAGGCACGCAAGAGGGAGCACCGAAATTGAATTTAAAAGGAGTTTGTTTTCCATTCTCAATCATGTAATGTATACCTTCAATACCCACTACATTCGCTATTTCGTGTGGATCAGAAATTGTTGCTACAGTACCGTGTCTAACTGCAATTTTTGCAAATTCAACAGGGGCAAGCATAGAACTTTCAATATGAATATGTGCATCTACAAAACCTGGTACTATATATTGACTTATACCTTTTGAAGATTCATCGTATTTAATTGATTTAATACGTTTCCCTTCAATCGTGATACATCCAGGGTAAATCATTCGTTTATGAACATCTACAATATTTCCTTTGATTTCTGTTGCCATTTCTACTCTTATAATGTTGTGTAAAAAACAAAGCCAAAATACATTATGAATATGTATTTTGGCTTGTTCTATAAAGATTTATTATAAATATTCTCTTTAGAATACTAATGCATATGCTAATGTTACGTCAAATCTGCTTATTGATAAATCGTCTCCACTAACTCGTGTAATATCAGATAAACCTGCAATGTACCTGAAATCAATCATGATATTATCTACCATTGCACCAATACCAAATACTAAAGAGATATTAGAATCATTTAAATAACGATTCACATTACGATCATTTGTACTTTCTGATGGAGATAATGAACCATCAATAATATTAGTAGGGCCATTTTCTTTTGCCTTAGCTAGTACACTAACCATAGGGCCAAAATTAAAAAAGAACCTATTTTTCTTTCCGACAGAAAATTTAGCTAATAATGGAATATCAACATAATTTAAACTGACAGTTGTACCCATAGATTTTGATCTAATCATGCTGTATAAACATTCTGCTTGTAATGAAAAGACATCACTTGTTGCTGCTTCTACAACACCACCAAAAGTAATATTTGGCTTGTAAGAAAAATCGTTTGTACGATTGGTTCTTATTTTAGAGATATTAGTACCAACTTTTGCGGCAATCATAACACCTTGACCAAAAACTATGTAAGAACTTAAAAGTAGTCCAAGGGTTAAAAAAATCTTCCTCATGAACAGTAGAGTTAGGGATTTAGATTAAAAAAAGAAATACATGAAAACTGTATGTTAATTGTATTTCGTTTAGACAGTAGTATTTATTGAGTAATACTATTGAAGCTAAGATACAAAAATCATGTGATTTCTAGCTTATTTATATCAAAATCATTCCTTTTTCATCTTTTATAATTTTCGTGGTGTTATCTAATTAATAGTATCTGTCCAGTTTTCTCTGTTACTGAGCCATCTTTCTGACTTGTATATCTTACTGAATATGTGTAAGAACCTGACATCATCTTGGCTCCTTTATACGTGCCATCCCAACCATTACCTGGTGTACTCGCTTCAAATGAATCAGTGTATACTTTATGGAAAATTGATTCTCCCCAATTATTATAAATATGGAAATCTATATCAACCGCATAAGCTGGTTCTAATAAAAATTCATCATTCGTTCCATCACCGTTAGGAGTAAATGCATTTGGCGAATGTAACCTTGCAGGGCAAATCTGATTTACATTAATAGTATCTACAGTTGCACATCTTGTTGCATGACTTTCATCGGTAACAATTACCGTTAAAATACCACTTCGATCTCTAGTAATAACTCTAGAGGTTTCACCAGTACTCCATTGGTAAGTATAATTTTCACCTTCAACAGCTGCCACATCTAATTTATCACCTGTTTCAAAACAGAAAGTGGTGTCTTGTAAAACTTGTGCTGGGTTAGGGTGGAATGTAGCCGTGAAATCATGAACAAATTCACACATTGTACCAGATTCATGTTGCACTCTAGTTGTAACTGTGTAAATACCATTTTCAAGAACATCAATTGTTGGAGTTGTTTCGCCGTTACTCCACAAGAAAGATTCAACAACACCTGGATAATCAGGTATTCTACCATCAAAAGTGATAGGCTCTAAATCACAAGATTCTTGTTCCCATTCTGCAATAACATCAGGAACTACATGAACAGTAATTTGATGTGTATTTATACAACCTTGCTCATTTGTAACTTCAACAGAATAAACGGTTTCTTCTAAAGGTCCAACTAAGATGTTGTCTGCAGTAGAGCCATTGCTCCAAGAATATGTGACAGGGACATTTACTTGTGGGGTTAATGTTGTTGTCAACCCTTCACAAATCCAAATATCACTTTCCATTGTAATTACAGGTAAAGGGGTTACTGTTACAGAATCAATATATGTATTTGTACAACCTCCATTGTTTGTTACCTCAACTAATACTTTATAAGTTCCCGGTTGAGTATATGTAAATGATGCGTCACGATCAAAAGCATCGAAAAGTGCACCATTGTCTTCATTATAATTAAAGTCCCATTTAACATTTTTGATACCATGATCACCAGATTGATTTAACTGAGTTGTTGTGTTTACAAACTGGGCTAATTCACCAATACAAATATTATCTACAGTAAAGCTAGGCGTTGGTATTTCATATATATGAATATCTTCTGAATAAACAGGTGATATACAACCTGCAGGAGTTGTAATTCTTAATTTAATAGTATGTGTTCCAATAGTACTAAATATACTTGTAGTATCACCCATTGATTGAACCTCATAATTTCCATCATTATTAAAGTCCCATTCAAATATACTTCCATCTTGAGGAGTAGAAGAATTTCTTGTTGAGAAGAAAATTGTTTCCATCTGACAACCAAATCCTTTATCAACTGTGAAATCTGCAGTTGGTGTTCTATGGAAAACTACAGTCATAGTATCTGCACTATTACAAGAGGTGTCTAATTTGTTATTGACATTAAGTACTAATCGAGCAACAACTTCATGAGAATTAGAATTAAAAATTGGATCAGCTAAAGTGGCTGAATTTGTATTGAAATCAGATTGTGTATTAATTCGACCACCTGACAATGAAATAATGTTCCAACTGTAATTCATACCACTCCAATAAGTATCTAGGGGAGTTATGGTAAACACTTGTTCTTGACAACCTCCTAAATCTGCAGGTAAAACAACTGTTGGTGTTCTTAAAAATGTTATTGATGATTGATCTGTACTTGTGCCACAATTATTAAAGATATTATCTGTTGATAACGATAAATGAGCAGTCAGTGATGAGGCATCATCAGGCATTGTATTTAATATGAAATCAGGGTTGTAACTACTAGTATTTGATATAGAAACATTTCCTCTATTATCGTTTGTAGTAATGTCTGAATCTATTTGATCAATAGTCCAAGCGTAATTAAAGTTATTTATAAACTCTTCATTATTTGGTTGAACAGTAATACTCGTTTGAGTACAACTACCTTGTACTGTTGCAGGGATTTCTGTAATAGGGTTTCTAAAGAAAGTGACATCAATAGAATCACTTACTTGAGTACAATACGGATTTAATGGGTTAGAGATGGTTAACTTATATCTAGCCGTTAATTGTGCTGCACCATGAGGGAATGTCGGACTTGTTAAATTCATTTCATAAGCAGATCCAGAAGGTGTTTCTGTAATATTTGCATTTGAAATTGAGTCTGAATCACTCGTAATATCAAGTTGCTCCCAAGTATAATTAAAGTTAGTTACTTCATTTTGTGACGGGCGAAGCGTTATAAAACCAGTTTCACAAGATACAATTGGAGAAGACAATAATGATAAAGTAGGTTGCTTGTGGAAACGTATAATAGTTGTTTCTAAATCTGTACATCCACTCGAACCATTTGATACATTTAAAGTAGCTTCAATTTCGATGTAAGATGCTCCAATTGGGAAATTAGGGTTTCTTAATTCTAATTGATGTCCTCTTGTGTTATAAGAAGATGTATCAACTGTTCCTGTATTCAAATTAATATCATCTGTTACAGTAATTGTCCAATTATAATCAAAGTGACTAACAAGTTCTTCTCCTGTTGTAATTGAGAAAATTTGATCTTCACATAAATCAGTAGCCGATGGATTTAAAGTAATATTTGGTGTTCTATAAAATGTTATTGATTCACTCTCATTACTTAAACAAGTGTTCTCTTGGAAAGCATTTTTCCCATCAACATCAAGCGTAATGTTTATTTCTCCAGAACCACTTGTAAATTGATTTACATTAATATGTAAGCTATCATAAGTACTTAATGTATCTATTGTACCGCCACTAATTGAACTCATTGACCAATCGAAAATATAATTATCTCTCTGTGATGATGTTATAGGGAAAGTTAAAGCCTTTAAACTCACATTATCACTACAACCAATAACTGAAGTTGACAATGTAGTATTTAGTACAGGAGTTTTGAAGAATGAAATATCAACTTCTTGTGTTGTAATACAAGGTTGACTTGCATTCGGGTTACTATTGATGATAGATAATTCATAACGTACATCAATTTGAGTTTCTCCATTGTTAAATATTGGATTTTGAGTAACTAAATCTTTAGCTGTTAAATCTACTTCAGAAACAGCTCCATTTGTAGTAGAAATCTTTGTCCATTGATATTGATAATCAGAAATCACTTCATTAAAAGGAGAGGTTGTGATTAAGTTTGTACAACTATCATTTGCAGATTTTACTACATCGAAATTTATATGTGGAACTCTAAAGAAGATCAGTGTGTGTTGTTGCGTTGCAGTACAAGAACTTCCATTAGGATTGACTATTGTCAATTCCATAGTAACTTCTATTTGAGATCGACCATTTGTGAAATCGTCATCTTCAAAATGAATTTCAAAATTTTGATTAGCAGTTTGACCATTAATTACATCATTAGTAGTGCCATTGAAGCCGTCAATATTAGCAACACTCCATGTGTAATTGTATCCATTTATTGTTTCATCTCCCAATGGCTTAATAAGCACAGTATCTAACGCACAACCCGTATGATTATCTGTAAAATTAATCATTGGTTTACGAGCTAGTTGAATTGTGTAAGACGTATCAGCATCACAATCAGCATTTAGTTTATTCTCTGCATGAACAGCAAAATTAGCTGTTATTAAAGATGCTCCTAATGGGAAATCAACAGGGTCGCTATCAATAATCATTTGCCCAGCATTAGATGTGTTTATTGCTGATAGCGATGAAATACTTGCATTGTTATCTGTGAAAATACTATCAATTGTCCAAGTGAAATCATAATTGTCAGGACGGGTTTCTACAGTTTGTAAAATTAAATCTGTATCATCACAAACAGTTAAAGTATTTGATGTTAAACCTATTGTAGCGTCTCTATCAAATTGAACTGTTACTTGATCTGATGTTGTACAACCATTATCATTATTAGTAGTTTCTAATTCATAAACAGCAATTACTCGAACACTATTTGCAGGGAAAGAAGGGTTGTGGTTTAAAGTAATAGAATGTGTTGATAAACTACTTTCTACAGGATAAATATTTGCAGCAAGTAAATCAATTCCATTATCTGTAAGAATACTTACTCTTGTCCAATTATACGTATAACCTGAATTATTTGCTTCAGTTGGGAATAAAGTGATTGTTCCATCTTCACAAATTGGCGGGATACTTAAATGTGTTAAATCTGTATTTGGAGTACGGAAGAAAGTAAAAGTATACGTTTCACTATCACTACAACCACCTAATTCATTTTCAACATCTAAAGAATAAGTGACATCAATTCTATGACTTAAAGAATCGAATGAGACAACATTAAATTGAACATCTTGATTATGATTATCTAAATGTGTTGTATCAATAGTTCCTCCAAGAACATTAACCTCATTCCATGTATATCTATAATTTGTAATTTCTTCAGTGGCAAAAGGTCTAATGGTATTTGATAACTGACAATTTGTAGTATCAAGAGATTGTGTAGAAGTTAATATCGGGTTTCTAAAGAATGAAGCAGTGATTGTATCTTTATCAATACATTGAGTTGACAGACTATTCTCAACAATAACTTCATATTCATATTGTATCAATGCACTTCCAGTAGGGAAGAAACTCGTTTGATCAATAGGAGAGTTTAGCGTAAATGTATTATTGTTTTGAATAACTTGAGTAGCAATTAACGCTTCATTATTAGGGTTATTATCAACTGTCGTATTAATTAGATTCCAAGTGTAATTAAACTGAGGTACATAACTTTCCGTTGTTTCTAATACAATAGATCCTGTAGAACATTCGGCATTAATATCTGTAATTGATGCGTTTGGAGTTCTGTAGAAAGTAAATGAAACAGTCTCTGTAGATGTACAAGTAGGAGAGTCTGCATTAACAGCAGTAATTTGATAAGTTACATCTATTTGGTTTGATGAAGTATTGAAAACAGGTGTATCAAAAGTTACATTTTGATCTGTTGTAGAAGATATACTCACCGTACCACCTACAACCGATTGCAGGTTCCATGTATAATTATACCCATCAATAATTTCAGTACCAAATAGTGTTACGGTATTACTATTGCCACAATCTCCAGTTGTAAGTGATTGTGCAATTGTCATAGTAGGTACCCTAAATATAGTGAATTGAATATCTTCAAAATCAGAACATAATTGATTTCCTAGCGTGTCATAATTGACTGCTGTAACTCTATAATCAGCATCAATTCTATGACTTCCAGAATTGAATGATGAAGTGTTTAATTCTATATTTTGAGTAGATGATGAATAACCTGTTCCAATAGCAAGTGTACCTCCGTCTACTTGAACACTATCCCAAACATAATTATAACCCGCTATTGTTTCAGAATTAAATAAGCTGATTAAGTTTGTGCTACCACAAGCAGTCATCGATTGATTAACTGTTATATCAGGTTCTCTGTAGAAATAGAATCTAAATGTAGAATCAGTAGTACAAGAAGTGTTTTCAATATTCTCCACATTTACAGAAACATCAACTAAAACAGTATCACTCCCTGTAGTGAAAACAGGGTTATTAAATGTAAGTGTATGACCTGTTAAAGATGAATTAGTTACAGAGCCTCCAATTGTTGTGAAAGTCCAATTAAAATTAAAAGCACTACTTACATCTTCATTGCCAAAAGCAGTAATGATATTTTCAATTCCACAAGCAGTTAAACTTTGTTGAATGTCAACTACTGGAGTACGGAAGAAAGTAAAAGTATACGTTTCACTATCATTACAACCACCTAATTCATTTTCAACATCTAAAGTATAAGTAATATCAATTTTATGACTCAAAGGATCGAATGAGACAACATTAAATTGAACATCTTGATTATGATTATCTAAATGTGTTGTATCAATAGTTCCTCCAAGAACATTAACCTCATTCCATGTATATCTATAATTTGTAATTTCTTCAGTGGCAAAAGGTCTAATGGTATTTGATAATTGACAATTTGTAGTATCAAGAGATTGTGTAGAAGTTAATATCGGGTTTCTAAAGAATGAGGCAGTGATTGTATCCTTATCAATACATTGAGTTGACAGACTATTCTCAACAATAACTTCATATTCATATTGTATCAATGCACTTCCAGTAGGGAAGAAACTCGTTTGATCAATAGGAGAGTTTAGCGTAAATGTATTATTGTTTTGAATAACTTGAGTAGCAATTAACGCTTCATTATTAGGGTTATTATCAACTGTCGTATTAATTAGATTCCAAGTGTAATTAAACTGAGGTACATAACTTTCCGTTGTTTCTAATACAATAGATCCTGTAGAACATTCGGCATTAATATCTGTAATTGATGCGTTTGGAGTTCTGTAGAAAGTAAATGAAACAGTCTCTGTAGATGTACAAGTAGGAGAGTCTGCATTAACAGC includes:
- a CDS encoding fumarylacetoacetate hydrolase family protein — translated: MKIICIGRNYVDHIAELNNERPTEPVIFTKPETAVLKNNDPFYYPEFSKDIHHEVELVVKICKGGKYIQEKFAHRYYEEVGLGIDFTARDVQSRLKAKGLPWELAKAFNDSAPISKFQPISNFKDIQDINFSVSLNGEEKQNGNSSMMLWNVNEIIAFVSKYITLKKGDFIFTGTPKGVSPVKIGDRIEGFIEGEKLLDFEVK
- a CDS encoding zinc ribbon domain-containing protein — its product is MENTVAQRIEALSKVQQIDSELDAIRKLRGDLPEEVQDLEDEIIGYETRIDNLQRDLSDVEGTIDQLRGKIQDFKKRIVYLEEQQMNVRNNREFDAINKEMEMLDLDIQVAQKKIRDNEADEKVKSERVVNTKDALEERKKDLQTKKSELDEIMAESEVDEQKLLKQRDKATKHLDERLLRSYSKIRDNSSNGLAVVTVKRGACGGCFNTVPPQRQADIREKKKLIVCEHCGRVLTDVEVIEEVEASPKRRSTRGRKAATKKK
- the ade gene encoding adenine deaminase, with protein sequence MATEIKGNIVDVHKRMIYPGCITIEGKRIKSIKYDESSKGISQYIVPGFVDAHIHIESSMLAPVEFAKIAVRHGTVATISDPHEIANVVGIEGIHYMIENGKQTPFKFNFGAPSCVPATAFETAGDTISVSQIEELLANDDIKYLSEMMNWPGVLNNDADVMAKIRIAKTAKKPVDGHAPGLKGKKLIKYAAAGISTDHESFELDEALHKIEHGMKIQIREGSAAKNFEALSPLLKSHPSKLMFCTDDSHPHELINGHMDKFIKRALDMGTDIFDAIKIASIHPIEHYNLDVGQLREGDYADFVIINNMSNFKPIATYINGVKVAENGKELFSTPTAQIINKFNCQPKKASDFNLALDGKNKVRVIVAHDGQLITSEESHDINSLKENDVLKVAVVNRYQEAPVSVAYIKGFGLKEGAIASTVAHDSHNIVAVGVTDEAIAAAVNKVIDMQGGLCIKNDTKEATFALPIAGLMTNIDGESAAKKYIQLLETAKEFGSTLHDPYMTLSFMALLVIPQLKISDKGLFDGKTFNFVNLFVD
- a CDS encoding porin family protein, whose amino-acid sequence is MRKIFLTLGLLLSSYIVFGQGVMIAAKVGTNISKIRTNRTNDFSYKPNITFGGVVEAATSDVFSLQAECLYSMIRSKSMGTTVSLNYVDIPLLAKFSVGKKNRFFFNFGPMVSVLAKAKENGPTNIIDGSLSPSESTNDRNVNRYLNDSNISLVFGIGAMVDNIMIDFRYIAGLSDITRVSGDDLSISRFDVTLAYALVF